Proteins encoded together in one Carya illinoinensis cultivar Pawnee chromosome 3, C.illinoinensisPawnee_v1, whole genome shotgun sequence window:
- the LOC122305045 gene encoding uncharacterized protein LOC122305045 has translation MATKSLIFSFYTLFLLLLLSPFSSQNPTPAHSELTNYGFPIGLLPSSVLGYSINITTGDFSVDLGGSCKVTLPPDNYLATYSKKVTGKIVAGRIADIDGIRVRAFFKWWSITGIRSSGDDLVFEVGMVTAKYPSKNFDESPACEGKHSAS, from the coding sequence ATGGCCACAAAATCCCTGATTTTCTCCTTCTACACCCtcttccttctccttctcctctcACCTTTCTCTTCTCAGAACCCGACTCCGGCCCACTCTGAGCTCACGAACTATGGCTTCCCCATCGGCCTTTTACCTTCCTCCGTTCTCGGCTACTCCATTAATATTACCACTGGAGACTTTTCCGTTGACCTCGGCGGCTCCTGCAAGGTTACTCTCCCGCCGGATAACTATTTGGCCACCTATTCAAAGAAAGTAACCGGCAAGATCGTGGCTGGTAGAATCGCAGACATCGATGGTATCCGGGTCCGAGCATTTTTCAAGTGGTGGTCCATCACCGGGATCCGGTCCAGCGGCGATGACTTGGTGTTCGAGGTCGGTATGGTCACCGCCAAGTACCCCTCCAAGAATTTCGACGAGAGCCCGGCTTGCGAGGGAAAGCACTCTGCTTCCTGA